The Chloroflexi bacterium ADurb.Bin180 region TCCGCGACGCGCGCTATATCGTTTTCTGTGGTGTTGATTTCATGGCCGAGACAGCAGCGATGCTTTGCGCACCCACGCAAATCGTCTGCATTCCGGCCAGGGCCGCGGTCTGCCCGATGGCGCAGATGGCCAATGCTGAGCAAGCGCAGACTGCCTGGCAGCATCTGACCAAATTCTGGGGACAGGACCTGCTGCCCATTACCTACCAGAACTCGTATGCTAGTGTTAAGGCTTTTTGTGGCGAACGCGGCGGCGCCGTTTGCACATCGGCCAATGCACAGGCTCTCTTCCGCTGGGCACTCAAACAAAAGGGGCATATCCTCTTCTTCCCAGACGAGCACCTCGGCACAAACTCGGCTCTGGCCCTCGGCATTCCCAGAAGCAAGATTGTAGTCTGGAATCCCACCGAGCCTGAGGCAAGCGCGCGTGCAGCCCGTGATGCCACAGTGGTAGTGTGGAAGGGCTACTGTCACGTGCACACCTTCTTTACGGTCGAACAGGTCGCCGACGCTCGGCGCAAGTACCCTGGCATCCAGGTCGTGGTGCACCCCGAGTGTCCGGCCGAGGTCGTGGCCGCAGCAGACTCATCTGGTTCAACCTCTTTCATCATCCGTACGGTCGAGTCAGCCCCGCCCGGCGCCAGCTTTGCCATCGGTACGGAAATCCACATGGTGGCACGTTTGGCCAAGGAGCACCCCGACAAACTCATCGTACCGCTGGCCCGCGGCCTCTGCGGCGCGATGTACACCATCAATCCGTACAATCTCAGCTACACCCTCGACCGTCTACTGGTAGATGACCCGGTCAATGTCGTGACCGTGCCCCCGGAGATCGCCAGGTGGGCCAATCTGGCCCTGCAGCGAATGCTGGAGGTCAACTGAGATGACGCACTTCGAAACCGACGTCCTCATCATCGGCTGTGGTATTTCGGGGGCCACTGCGGCACTGCGCCTGGCGAAGGACCCCCATCTGCGCATCACCATCGTCACGCCAGAAGAAGACCCCCGAGAATCCAATACCTACTATGCACAAGGTGGGATCATCTACCGCGGCGATGATGACTCGCCCGAGCTCCTCATTGGTGACATCGAGCGCGCCGGAGCAGGATTGAGCAACCCCGTCGCCGTCCGCATCCTGGCCGAGGAAGGCCCGGACCTGGTGCGGAACTTGCTGGTAGACACGCTCGGTGTGCCATTTGACAACGAGCCGGGCCATGGCATGGAGCGCATCAAAGAGGCGGCCCACTCGACCAAGCGCATTATCCATGTCGGCGATTACACTGGTCGGGCAATTCAGGAGAAACTGGTCGAGGCGTTGCGGAGCTGCCCTAACATTACTCTGCTGCCCAAGACGACTGCTGTTGACCTCCTGACGACGTCGCATCATTCGCGCAACCGCCTGGCTGTCTACGAGCCTCTGTGCTGCGTGGGAGCCTACCTCTTTGAGCAAACTACCGGTCGCGTTCGAGCCTGCCTGGCCAGGAAGACACTACTGGCCACAGGCGGCCTGGGCCGGATTTTTCTCTACAGCACCAACCCGCCTGCCGCTCGCGGTGACGGATTGGCCATGGCCTACAACGCCGGCGCGCGCATCATCAATGCCGAGTTCGTGCAGTTTCACCCAACTGCTTTCTACTACCGGGACCAGGCGCGATTCCTGGTGTCGGAGGCGGTTCGAGGTGCCGGGGCCAAGCTGGTCAACGACCGCGGTGAACCGTTTATGCACAAGTACGCGCCCGAGTGGCTCGACTTGGCTCCGCGCGACGTTGTCGCGCGCAGCATCCACCAGGAAATGTTGACCACCGGCAGCCCCTGCGTCTATCTCGACCTCAAGTCGTACCTCGCGGCAGACAAGATCACGGCGCATTTCCCCGCCATCTACCAGAAGTGCCTCGAGTTCGGTGTCGATATCACCCGTGATTGGATTCCTGTCGTCCCGGCGGCCCACTACCACTGTGGCGGTGTGTGGGTCGACGAATACGGCCGCTCTACCATCCGCAACCTCTATGCGGTTGGTGAGGTTTCCTGCACCGGCGTACACGGCGCGAACCGGCTGGGCAGCGCTTCACTCTTGGAGGGGCTGGTCTGGGGGGCGCGTGCGGCAGAGGATGCGCAGCGCACATTGGATCAAGACTGCTGCGCCTATGTTGATATCCCGCCCTGGTACGATGAGGGCTTGACTCTCACCGCCGACCCGGCCCTGATTCAGCAGGACATGGCCAACATTCAGCATATCATGTGGAACTATGTTGGCCTGGTGCGCTCAGCCAGGCGTCTCGATCGGGCAATCAGCGACCTGCGGAACCTGCAGGTAGACATCACTCGTTTCTACGGCAGTACCAAGCTGTCCGACAGCCTGATCGGGTTGCGCAACGCCGTTCAAGTGGCTTTGATCATCTCCCAGGCTGCATGGGAGAACAAGGTCAGCCAGGGCTGCCACTATCGCGAGGACTAGCCCTGCTCTTTCTCGGTCGCGCTGGTCAGGGCGGCCAGGGCTTTTTCATAGGCCCGGTAAGCCTCGTCTCCGTAGAGCACAAACCGCACCAGCGAAAT contains the following coding sequences:
- the nadB gene encoding L-aspartate oxidase — translated: MTHFETDVLIIGCGISGATAALRLAKDPHLRITIVTPEEDPRESNTYYAQGGIIYRGDDDSPELLIGDIERAGAGLSNPVAVRILAEEGPDLVRNLLVDTLGVPFDNEPGHGMERIKEAAHSTKRIIHVGDYTGRAIQEKLVEALRSCPNITLLPKTTAVDLLTTSHHSRNRLAVYEPLCCVGAYLFEQTTGRVRACLARKTLLATGGLGRIFLYSTNPPAARGDGLAMAYNAGARIINAEFVQFHPTAFYYRDQARFLVSEAVRGAGAKLVNDRGEPFMHKYAPEWLDLAPRDVVARSIHQEMLTTGSPCVYLDLKSYLAADKITAHFPAIYQKCLEFGVDITRDWIPVVPAAHYHCGGVWVDEYGRSTIRNLYAVGEVSCTGVHGANRLGSASLLEGLVWGARAAEDAQRTLDQDCCAYVDIPPWYDEGLTLTADPALIQQDMANIQHIMWNYVGLVRSARRLDRAISDLRNLQVDITRFYGSTKLSDSLIGLRNAVQVALIISQAAWENKVSQGCHYRED